A single region of the Elizabethkingia sp. JS20170427COW genome encodes:
- a CDS encoding cystathionine gamma-synthase gives MKFNTKVIHGNQQAEPHTGAVNVPVFLTSTFAQESPGKLRAGYEYSRGSNPTRQALEDALASIENGTRGLAFGSGLAATDAVLKLLNPGDEVIAGDDLYGGSYRIFTKLFEKYQLKFKFINFDHPEKLAEAITEKTRLIWVESPTNPLMKLVDIETISRITKEQDILLAVDNTFASPYLQNPLDLGADIVMHSATKYLGGHSDVVAGALVCKEKSLGEQLHFIQFASGGILGPHDSYLVLRGIKTLALRVQRHSENGEKIAQYLSNHPKVGQVFYPGLASHPQHELAKRQMRGFGGMLSFNFKSGAKEDAIHFLEKLKIFTLAESLGGVESLANYPCMMTHASIPEERRLQLGITNDLVRLSVGIEDVEDLLNDLEQALG, from the coding sequence ATGAAATTCAATACAAAAGTAATCCACGGAAACCAGCAGGCAGAACCCCATACAGGGGCGGTTAATGTGCCTGTATTTTTAACTTCTACCTTCGCTCAGGAAAGTCCAGGGAAACTGCGTGCAGGTTATGAGTATTCCAGAGGAAGTAACCCTACTCGACAAGCTTTGGAAGATGCTTTGGCAAGTATCGAAAATGGAACGAGAGGCCTTGCATTCGGTTCTGGATTGGCAGCTACAGATGCTGTGCTGAAACTGTTAAACCCCGGTGATGAGGTAATTGCAGGCGATGATTTGTATGGCGGAAGTTACAGGATTTTCACCAAGCTTTTTGAGAAATATCAACTGAAATTTAAATTTATCAACTTCGATCATCCTGAAAAATTAGCAGAAGCTATTACCGAAAAAACAAGATTAATCTGGGTGGAAAGCCCCACTAATCCACTGATGAAGCTGGTAGATATAGAGACTATTTCCCGAATTACTAAAGAGCAAGATATCTTGCTAGCGGTCGACAATACCTTTGCATCGCCATATTTACAAAACCCGTTGGACTTGGGAGCAGATATTGTGATGCATTCCGCAACCAAATATTTGGGAGGGCATTCGGATGTGGTAGCTGGAGCTTTGGTTTGTAAAGAGAAATCTTTGGGTGAGCAGTTGCATTTTATACAGTTTGCTTCAGGGGGCATTTTAGGACCTCATGATTCGTATTTGGTTTTACGAGGTATCAAAACTTTAGCTTTAAGAGTACAGAGGCATTCGGAGAATGGAGAAAAAATTGCACAATACCTGAGCAACCACCCTAAGGTTGGCCAAGTTTTTTATCCAGGTTTGGCAAGCCACCCTCAACATGAATTAGCAAAAAGGCAAATGAGAGGTTTTGGTGGGATGCTTTCTTTTAATTTTAAATCTGGAGCAAAAGAAGATGCTATTCATTTTTTAGAAAAATTAAAAATATTTACCCTTGCAGAATCCTTAGGAGGAGTAGAATCCTTGGCAAATTACCCATGCATGATGACCCACGCTTCTATCCCTGAAGAAAGAAGGTTGCAATTAGGAATTACCAATGATTTAGTAAGGTTAAGCGTAGGAATTGAGGATGTAGAAGATTTGTTAAATGATTTAGAACAAGCATTAGGATAA
- a CDS encoding rhodanese-like domain-containing protein gives MLKILKNIFKKNTIHYAELVKNGAIILDVRSKSEYEKGHIKNAINIPVNELENQLLLLKDKDKVMITCCASGVRSALAKNILKRNLYTKVYNGGAWTSLQKKL, from the coding sequence ATGCTAAAAATTCTAAAAAATATTTTTAAAAAGAATACCATTCATTATGCAGAATTAGTAAAAAATGGAGCAATAATTCTGGATGTGAGAAGTAAATCTGAATATGAAAAAGGGCATATTAAAAATGCAATTAATATCCCAGTAAATGAATTGGAGAACCAACTTTTATTATTGAAAGACAAGGATAAAGTAATGATAACCTGCTGTGCTTCTGGAGTGAGGAGTGCTTTGGCAAAAAATATATTGAAGCGAAATCTATATACCAAGGTCTATAACGGTGGAGCTTGGACTTCCCTACAGAAGAAATTATAA
- the tyrS gene encoding tyrosine--tRNA ligase: MNAFIEELKWRGLLADMTPGTEDQLNKEMTTGYIGFDPTADSLHIGSLVPIKILAHFQRHGHKPVALVGGATGMIGDPSGKSAERNLLDEETLLYYVDSIKKQLSRFLNFDGNEPNRAELVNNYDWMKNVTFLDFAKNIGKHITVNYMMAKDSVKKRFTGEDGAEGMSFTEFTYQLLQGYDYLHLNQTMNMKLQMGGSDQWGNITTGTELIRRKSKGEAYALTTKLITKADGKKFGKSEAGENYWLDAKRTSPYKFYQFWLNSSDEDAERFIKYYTFLDKETIEALIEEHKTAPHERKLQKTLAEEVTRWVHGQEELDKAIKASEILFGRSTAEDLVSLDEELFLQVFEGVPQAEISKSEVIGSNIIDLISEKSGFLKSKGEAKRELTGNAISVNKTKVNDTFEVSENDLIDGKFLLLQKGKKSYFIVKAI; encoded by the coding sequence ATGAACGCATTTATTGAAGAACTGAAATGGCGCGGGCTATTAGCAGACATGACGCCAGGAACTGAAGATCAACTCAACAAAGAGATGACTACAGGGTATATCGGTTTCGATCCAACTGCAGATTCGTTACACATCGGAAGTCTAGTTCCAATTAAAATTTTGGCTCATTTCCAACGTCATGGCCACAAACCAGTTGCTCTGGTAGGTGGTGCTACAGGAATGATTGGGGACCCATCTGGAAAATCCGCAGAACGAAATCTGTTAGATGAGGAGACCCTATTGTATTACGTTGACAGTATTAAAAAACAATTGTCTCGATTCTTAAACTTTGATGGTAACGAACCTAATAGAGCAGAATTGGTGAACAATTACGACTGGATGAAAAACGTAACTTTCTTAGATTTTGCTAAGAATATCGGTAAACACATTACCGTAAATTATATGATGGCCAAAGATTCTGTAAAAAAACGTTTCACTGGCGAAGATGGTGCCGAAGGAATGAGCTTTACAGAGTTTACTTACCAACTTTTACAAGGGTATGATTACCTACACCTGAACCAAACCATGAACATGAAATTGCAAATGGGAGGATCAGACCAATGGGGGAATATTACCACAGGTACCGAGCTTATCCGTAGAAAATCTAAAGGAGAAGCTTATGCCCTAACCACTAAGCTGATTACCAAAGCAGATGGTAAAAAATTCGGGAAATCTGAGGCTGGAGAAAACTACTGGCTAGATGCGAAGAGAACATCTCCGTACAAATTCTACCAGTTCTGGTTAAACTCTTCAGATGAAGATGCAGAACGTTTTATTAAGTACTATACTTTCTTAGATAAAGAAACTATTGAAGCACTTATCGAGGAACATAAAACTGCACCTCATGAGCGTAAACTTCAGAAAACATTAGCAGAAGAGGTTACCCGTTGGGTACACGGCCAAGAGGAATTGGACAAAGCGATAAAAGCTTCTGAAATCCTTTTTGGTAGGTCTACAGCTGAAGATTTAGTAAGCTTGGATGAGGAGTTGTTCCTACAAGTTTTTGAAGGAGTTCCACAGGCAGAAATTTCAAAATCTGAAGTAATAGGTAGTAATATTATCGACTTAATTTCTGAAAAATCAGGATTTTTAAAATCTAAAGGAGAAGCAAAAAGAGAACTTACTGGAAATGCAATTTCAGTAAACAAAACTAAAGTGAATGATACTTTTGAGGTTTCTGAAAATGATCTTATCGATGGTAAATTCTTACTTCTACAAAAAGGTAAAAAATCTTATTTTATCGTAAAAGCGATTTAA
- the lpxB gene encoding lipid-A-disaccharide synthase: protein MKYYIISGEASGDLHGSNLMKSILEKDTHAEFRFWGGDLMASVGGTLVKHYRDLAFMGFLEVIQNLRTILGNIKFCKKDIAQYQPDVLVLIDYPGFNLRIAQFAKSLGIKVVYYISPQLWAWKEGRVETIKKYVDEMLVILPFEQDFYKKHQVEAHFVGHPLLDAIHNLPPVDIEKFKTDNQLGKEDIIALLPGSRKQEVEKMLNLMLSVREHFKGYQFVIAGAPSLDTEFYKKFTDGQVHFVSNKTYDLLRCSKAALVTSGTATLETALLNIPEVVCYRSSKVSYEIAKRLVKHIKYISLVNLIMDREVVKELIQDELTTPNLIQELSLILSGERREKILQDYENLRHNLGDSGASDRAAELIVKL from the coding sequence ATGAAATATTACATCATTTCTGGAGAAGCTTCAGGAGATTTACACGGTTCTAATCTTATGAAATCTATTCTCGAAAAAGATACTCACGCAGAATTTAGATTTTGGGGAGGCGATCTTATGGCTTCGGTAGGAGGTACTTTGGTAAAACATTACCGAGATTTGGCCTTTATGGGCTTTTTAGAAGTAATTCAAAACCTAAGAACCATACTCGGAAATATTAAATTTTGTAAAAAAGATATTGCACAATACCAACCTGATGTTTTAGTATTAATTGACTATCCTGGGTTTAATTTAAGAATTGCACAGTTTGCAAAATCTTTAGGGATAAAAGTCGTGTATTACATTTCTCCACAGCTATGGGCTTGGAAAGAAGGCAGAGTAGAAACTATTAAAAAATATGTAGATGAAATGCTTGTAATCCTTCCTTTTGAACAGGATTTCTATAAAAAACACCAAGTGGAAGCTCACTTTGTAGGACACCCTCTTTTAGATGCTATCCATAACCTTCCTCCCGTAGATATTGAAAAATTTAAAACCGATAATCAATTAGGAAAAGAAGATATTATTGCGCTACTCCCTGGTAGCCGAAAACAAGAAGTCGAAAAAATGCTCAACCTAATGCTTTCGGTAAGAGAGCACTTTAAAGGTTATCAATTTGTCATCGCAGGAGCTCCCTCTTTAGATACAGAGTTTTATAAAAAATTTACAGATGGCCAAGTTCATTTTGTGTCTAACAAAACTTATGATTTATTAAGATGCTCAAAAGCTGCTTTGGTAACATCGGGTACGGCAACTCTAGAAACGGCACTTCTTAATATTCCCGAGGTTGTTTGTTATAGAAGCAGCAAAGTATCTTACGAAATTGCCAAAAGATTGGTTAAACATATCAAATACATTTCTTTAGTAAACCTTATCATGGATAGAGAAGTGGTAAAAGAGCTTATACAAGATGAACTTACCACCCCTAATCTGATACAAGAATTATCTCTCATTTTATCTGGAGAGAGAAGAGAAAAAATACTTCAAGATTATGAAAACCTACGCCATAACTTAGGCGATTCAGGAGCTTCTGATAGAGCGGCAGAACTTATTGTTAAATTATAG
- a CDS encoding DUF2480 family protein — protein MSEEFEIRNKVAENKTLVNFDLADLRYKGKRIGIDLKDFLYMELILKEKDFREKVANIEMEMYQDAYVHIYCSTDAIVPLWAYFLLGNKIMETAKKVVYGNAKDLEVLLFHEAISQYDFSELKDKRVLVKGCSDFQIPENAYIELVEKLRPMVKSLMFGEACSNVPIFKK, from the coding sequence ATGTCAGAAGAATTTGAAATCCGAAATAAAGTAGCAGAGAATAAAACCCTAGTTAATTTCGACCTAGCAGATTTGAGGTATAAGGGAAAAAGAATAGGAATCGATTTAAAAGATTTCTTGTATATGGAACTTATCTTAAAAGAAAAAGATTTTAGAGAAAAAGTAGCGAATATAGAGATGGAGATGTACCAAGACGCATACGTACATATTTATTGCTCTACAGATGCTATAGTTCCCCTATGGGCTTATTTTTTATTAGGAAATAAAATCATGGAAACGGCCAAAAAAGTAGTGTATGGAAATGCAAAAGATTTGGAAGTGTTACTCTTTCATGAGGCAATATCGCAATATGATTTTTCGGAATTAAAAGATAAAAGAGTATTGGTGAAGGGATGTTCAGATTTTCAAATTCCTGAAAATGCATATATAGAATTGGTAGAAAAACTTCGCCCGATGGTAAAATCGCTGATGTTTGGGGAAGCTTGTAGCAATGTTCCAATTTTTAAGAAATAA
- a CDS encoding DUF937 domain-containing protein, whose translation MNLLDLLTGNTANQVAQETESKLGISKSQILALLAVATPLVISYLKNKSQDVKEAEALSQALDRDHDGSILSNPSQLATRETEGNSILSHIFGNEKTNVENQLSQKTGISMDKIGPALAMLAPLVMGFIGKEKQQNNVTAGGMGDLLGNMLNTNNTKGADIGSIARDFLDKDGDGSMLDDLFNIFTKKK comes from the coding sequence ATGAATTTATTAGATTTATTAACAGGCAATACCGCAAATCAAGTAGCACAAGAGACAGAGAGCAAGCTGGGGATTTCTAAAAGCCAAATATTAGCTTTGTTGGCAGTAGCAACTCCTTTAGTGATTTCATATCTTAAAAATAAATCCCAAGATGTAAAAGAAGCCGAAGCTTTAAGTCAGGCATTGGATAGGGATCATGATGGAAGTATTTTGTCCAACCCGTCGCAATTGGCAACGAGAGAAACCGAAGGAAATTCTATTCTAAGTCATATTTTTGGAAATGAAAAGACTAATGTAGAAAATCAACTATCCCAGAAAACAGGAATTTCTATGGATAAAATAGGACCCGCTTTAGCAATGTTAGCCCCTTTGGTAATGGGGTTTATAGGGAAGGAAAAACAACAGAATAATGTTACCGCTGGAGGAATGGGAGATTTACTAGGAAATATGTTAAATACCAATAACACAAAAGGAGCGGATATTGGCAGTATTGCTAGGGATTTTCTAGACAAAGATGGAGACGGAAGTATGTTGGATGATTTATTTAATATTTTTACGAAAAAGAAGTAA
- the aspS gene encoding aspartate--tRNA ligase: protein MFRTHTNGELTLKNLNEEVTLSGWVQTIRDKGFMIWIDLRDRYGITQLVFDQDRSTAELMAEAKKLGREFVIQVKGKVIERASKNPKIPTGEIEILVDSLTILNESQLPPFTIEDETDGGEELRMKYRYLDIRRNTVKDKLIFRHKMAQKVRNYLSDQGFIEVETPVLIKSTPEGARDFVVPSRMNPGQFYALPQSPQTFKQLLMVGGMDKYFQIVKCFRDEDLRADRQPEFTQIDCEMSFVEQEDVMNVFEGLAKNLLKDITGKEFGDFPRITFADAMRKYGNDKPDIRFGMEFVELNELVKGKDFKIFDDAELVVGINVEGCADYTRKQIDALVDWVKRPQIGASGMVWVKYQADGTVTSSVNKFYSEEDLKAIADKFGAKAGDLMLILCGAENKVRPQLSALRMELGNQLGLRKGDEFAPLWVVDFPLLEWDEETERYHAMHHPFTSPKPEDIPLMETDPGKVRANAYDLVLNGNEIGGGSIRIFDKDLQSRMFNLLGFTPEDAEAQFGFLMNAFKYGAPPHGGLAFGFDRLVAILDGNEVIRDYIAFPKNNSGRDVMIDAPSPIAQEQLDELELRLK, encoded by the coding sequence ATGTTTCGTACACACACCAATGGCGAGCTAACGCTGAAAAATCTAAACGAAGAAGTTACCCTTTCAGGCTGGGTACAAACCATCAGAGATAAAGGTTTTATGATCTGGATCGATCTTCGAGATCGTTACGGAATCACCCAATTGGTGTTCGACCAGGATCGTTCTACTGCAGAATTGATGGCTGAAGCTAAAAAATTAGGTCGCGAATTTGTAATTCAGGTAAAAGGAAAAGTTATCGAAAGAGCTTCTAAAAATCCTAAAATCCCAACAGGAGAAATTGAAATTTTGGTAGATAGCCTAACGATTTTAAATGAATCTCAGCTTCCTCCATTCACTATCGAAGACGAAACTGATGGTGGCGAAGAGTTGAGAATGAAATACCGTTACCTAGACATCCGTAGAAACACGGTAAAAGATAAATTGATTTTCCGTCATAAAATGGCTCAGAAAGTGAGAAACTACCTTTCTGATCAAGGTTTTATCGAGGTGGAAACTCCGGTTCTGATAAAATCTACTCCGGAAGGTGCTAGAGATTTTGTGGTGCCTAGCCGTATGAATCCGGGACAATTTTATGCACTTCCACAATCGCCACAAACCTTTAAACAGCTTTTAATGGTAGGCGGAATGGATAAATATTTCCAAATTGTGAAATGTTTCCGTGATGAGGATTTAAGAGCCGACAGACAACCGGAATTTACTCAAATCGATTGCGAAATGTCTTTCGTAGAACAAGAAGATGTAATGAATGTTTTCGAAGGTTTGGCTAAAAATCTATTGAAGGATATTACCGGAAAAGAATTTGGTGATTTCCCAAGAATCACCTTTGCCGATGCCATGAGAAAATACGGAAACGACAAGCCGGATATCCGTTTCGGAATGGAGTTCGTGGAACTGAACGAGCTGGTAAAAGGTAAAGATTTTAAAATATTTGACGATGCCGAATTGGTGGTAGGCATCAATGTAGAAGGTTGTGCCGATTATACCCGTAAGCAGATAGATGCTTTGGTAGATTGGGTAAAACGCCCTCAGATCGGTGCTTCTGGAATGGTTTGGGTAAAATACCAAGCAGACGGTACCGTTACTTCTTCGGTTAATAAATTCTATTCAGAAGAAGATCTGAAAGCAATTGCTGATAAATTTGGTGCTAAAGCGGGTGATTTGATGCTCATCCTTTGTGGTGCTGAAAACAAAGTAAGACCACAACTTTCTGCTCTAAGAATGGAATTGGGTAACCAACTTGGTTTAAGAAAAGGAGATGAATTTGCTCCTCTTTGGGTAGTAGATTTCCCACTTTTAGAATGGGACGAAGAAACCGAAAGATACCACGCCATGCACCACCCATTTACTTCTCCAAAACCAGAAGATATTCCGTTAATGGAGACCGATCCGGGAAAAGTAAGAGCCAATGCTTATGACTTGGTACTGAATGGTAACGAAATTGGAGGTGGTTCTATCAGAATTTTCGATAAAGACCTACAATCCAGAATGTTCAATCTTTTAGGATTTACTCCTGAAGATGCAGAAGCTCAGTTCGGATTCCTGATGAATGCCTTTAAATATGGTGCGCCGCCACACGGAGGTCTGGCTTTTGGTTTTGACCGATTGGTAGCAATTCTAGATGGTAATGAAGTGATCAGAGATTACATTGCTTTCCCTAAAAATAATTCGGGTAGAGATGTGATGATCGATGCTCCAAGTCCAATTGCTCAGGAACAATTAGACGAGCTGGAATTGAGATTGAAATAA
- a CDS encoding GMC family oxidoreductase N-terminal domain-containing protein, producing the protein MNRKTFIKTTALGMGALFFLGTQNIFANPKSYIETTEEQHPIIIIGSGYGGAVAALRLCEAGKKVCMLEMGLNWEKSEIPFSKMQNPGKSAAWLRDQSIAPFFNLFSLKPFTGALDRLDFKDIKVWVGRGVGGGSLVNGGMTVLPKKEYFEEIFPNLDSRLFYEKYFPKTQQELKSNVIDEEFLKDCKYYQFNNVGEKEAHKAGFKTVRVPNVYDFKYLEKEYRNEVPKSALDGEVIYGNNHGKNSLDKTYLKKALATGNLKILNLHTVQNIKNENEVYRLDVHQINTSGEVIAKKSMICQQLILAAGTMGTLELLLKSQAENGLQLNDQVGKNWGNNGNFMTGRNWVKAFSGGLESKQSTIPVGGVDNWDDPHHSFFAELAPLPMNMNVATALYLLINKVDQPGSVSFDHTTKKLVLDWSRKNTTKMQANAKYFVRKMNQANGGTRSHLLFHNGWGYDICYHPLGGVVLGKATSEFGQLRNHKNLYVLDGSLIPASIGVNPFLTITALVEYCMENLISQKVFG; encoded by the coding sequence ATGAACAGAAAAACATTCATCAAAACTACGGCTCTTGGGATGGGAGCTTTATTCTTTTTGGGAACTCAAAATATTTTTGCAAATCCTAAATCATATATCGAAACTACGGAAGAACAGCATCCGATTATTATCATTGGTTCTGGATATGGTGGTGCTGTTGCTGCTTTGCGATTGTGTGAAGCCGGAAAAAAAGTTTGCATGCTGGAAATGGGTCTGAATTGGGAGAAATCCGAAATTCCCTTTTCTAAAATGCAAAATCCGGGGAAAAGTGCTGCTTGGCTTCGTGACCAATCTATTGCTCCTTTTTTCAATCTGTTTTCATTAAAACCTTTTACGGGTGCCTTGGATCGCTTAGATTTTAAAGATATAAAAGTATGGGTAGGAAGAGGTGTTGGCGGTGGTTCTTTGGTGAATGGTGGAATGACAGTTCTCCCAAAGAAGGAATATTTTGAAGAAATCTTCCCCAATTTGGATAGCCGATTATTCTACGAAAAATATTTTCCTAAAACCCAACAAGAACTGAAATCCAATGTTATTGATGAAGAATTTCTGAAAGATTGTAAATACTATCAATTTAATAATGTTGGAGAAAAAGAAGCACATAAAGCAGGTTTCAAAACCGTTAGAGTCCCCAATGTATATGATTTTAAATATTTAGAAAAGGAATACCGAAATGAAGTTCCTAAATCTGCATTAGACGGAGAAGTAATTTACGGGAATAATCATGGTAAAAATTCTTTGGACAAAACATATCTTAAAAAAGCTTTAGCTACGGGCAATCTAAAAATACTGAATTTGCATACCGTTCAAAATATCAAAAATGAAAATGAAGTTTATCGTTTAGATGTTCATCAGATCAATACTTCGGGAGAAGTTATCGCAAAAAAATCAATGATTTGTCAGCAACTGATTCTGGCTGCAGGCACCATGGGAACTTTGGAATTACTGCTAAAATCACAAGCCGAAAACGGACTTCAACTCAACGATCAAGTTGGTAAAAATTGGGGGAATAACGGTAACTTTATGACCGGTAGAAATTGGGTGAAAGCCTTTTCAGGTGGTCTGGAAAGTAAACAATCTACAATTCCAGTGGGTGGGGTTGATAATTGGGACGATCCACACCATAGTTTCTTTGCGGAGCTGGCACCACTCCCAATGAATATGAATGTGGCAACGGCTTTGTACCTGCTGATTAACAAAGTAGATCAGCCAGGAAGCGTAAGTTTTGACCATACTACAAAAAAATTAGTTTTGGATTGGTCCAGAAAAAACACTACGAAAATGCAGGCGAATGCTAAATATTTTGTTCGTAAAATGAACCAGGCAAATGGAGGAACCCGAAGCCATCTGCTATTTCATAATGGTTGGGGTTATGATATTTGCTATCATCCTTTAGGAGGTGTGGTTTTAGGAAAAGCAACCTCTGAATTTGGACAATTGCGAAATCATAAAAATCTGTATGTTTTGGACGGTTCTTTGATTCCGGCCAGCATTGGCGTAAATCCGTTTCTTACCATTACCGCCCTGGTGGAATATTGTATGGAGAATCTGATCTCGCAGAAGGTTTTTGGATAA